Proteins co-encoded in one Ponticoccus alexandrii genomic window:
- a CDS encoding ribonuclease E/G → MKGSTIALDQWQGREAAALITDGQLQDFLIEADLPRPGAIYRAVAERPMKGQGGMFLKTPDGNAFLRQVKGLSPGEPLLVMVTGYAEPGKAIPVTQRLLFKSRYAIVTPGAPGINISRAIKDDDIRDSLQEVAHDTLQERPLPEGAGLILRSSCAEAEEDAIMDDILAMVSLAAQVLADASGAAELLVEGDGPHALAWREWPVADVDEGEGAFDRHGVAEMVEALKDPRVDLPGGGHMMVEPTSALVAVDVNTGGDTSPAAGLKANMAAFRDLPRQLRLRGLGGQVLVDPAPCPKKDRRQMEQALKAALKRDTVETIVAGWTALGLVELQRKRDRVAVRGLL, encoded by the coding sequence ATGAAGGGCAGCACCATCGCGCTCGATCAATGGCAGGGCCGCGAAGCCGCGGCGCTGATCACCGACGGGCAATTGCAGGATTTCCTGATCGAAGCGGACCTGCCGCGCCCCGGCGCCATCTACCGCGCCGTGGCCGAACGCCCGATGAAGGGGCAGGGCGGCATGTTCCTGAAGACGCCGGACGGCAACGCCTTCCTGCGGCAGGTCAAGGGCCTCTCTCCCGGAGAGCCGCTGCTGGTCATGGTCACCGGCTACGCCGAGCCGGGCAAGGCCATCCCGGTCACGCAGCGCCTGCTGTTCAAGTCGCGCTACGCCATCGTCACGCCGGGCGCGCCGGGCATCAACATCTCGCGCGCGATCAAGGACGACGACATCCGCGACTCGCTGCAAGAGGTGGCGCACGACACGCTTCAGGAACGCCCGCTGCCCGAAGGCGCCGGCCTGATCCTGCGCTCCTCCTGCGCAGAGGCCGAGGAAGACGCGATCATGGACGACATCCTCGCCATGGTCTCGCTGGCGGCGCAGGTGCTGGCGGATGCCAGCGGCGCGGCAGAGCTTCTGGTCGAGGGCGACGGCCCGCACGCGCTGGCATGGCGCGAATGGCCGGTGGCGGATGTGGACGAGGGCGAGGGCGCCTTCGACCGCCACGGCGTGGCCGAGATGGTCGAGGCGCTGAAGGACCCGCGCGTGGACCTGCCCGGCGGCGGCCACATGATGGTCGAACCCACCTCGGCACTGGTGGCGGTGGATGTGAACACCGGCGGCGACACCTCTCCGGCGGCGGGGCTGAAGGCCAACATGGCCGCCTTCCGCGACCTGCCGCGCCAGCTGCGCCTGCGCGGTCTGGGCGGACAAGTGCTGGTCGATCCGGCGCCCTGTCCCAAGAAGGACCGCCGCCAGATGGAACAGGCCCTCAAGGCGGCGCTGAAGCGCGACACGGTGGAAACCATCGTGGCGGGCTGGACGGCGCTGGGCCTTGTCGAACTGCAACGCAAGCGCGACCGTGTCGCCGTCAGGGGGCTGCTGTGA
- a CDS encoding 5-oxoprolinase subunit B family protein, whose product MTAADTFPRIDPLGLDGVLVRFADTLTEPANRAALAFRAALERDLPEAVEEVSTALVSTQLRFDPLHLPLERLTAELRQRLSAQDWYAAPLPEGRRLLHIPTLYGTDRAPQLAEAAALAGLSRAEAIDQLSQAALRVTTIGFAPGQPYLGTLPEAWDIPRQTGLTPQVPVGALVVAIRQMVLFSVSTPTGWRHVGQTHARLFRPGTAKPFLLRPGDAVRFPAIDRAAFEAMGAAKEDGIIAEPLT is encoded by the coding sequence ATGACTGCCGCCGACACATTCCCCCGCATCGATCCCCTCGGCCTCGACGGGGTGCTCGTGCGCTTCGCCGACACCCTGACCGAGCCCGCCAACCGCGCCGCGTTGGCCTTCCGCGCGGCGCTCGAGCGCGATCTACCGGAGGCCGTCGAAGAGGTCTCGACCGCGCTGGTCTCAACCCAGCTGCGCTTCGATCCGTTGCACCTGCCGCTGGAGCGGCTGACGGCGGAGCTGCGCCAGCGGCTCTCCGCGCAGGACTGGTACGCCGCGCCGCTGCCAGAGGGGCGGCGGCTCCTGCACATCCCCACGCTCTACGGCACCGACCGCGCCCCGCAACTGGCCGAGGCCGCCGCGCTTGCGGGCCTGTCCCGGGCCGAGGCCATCGACCAGCTGTCGCAGGCGGCGCTGCGGGTGACGACCATCGGCTTCGCGCCAGGCCAGCCCTATCTCGGCACATTGCCCGAGGCCTGGGATATCCCGCGCCAGACCGGCCTGACCCCGCAGGTGCCGGTGGGCGCGCTGGTGGTGGCGATCCGGCAGATGGTGCTGTTCTCGGTCTCCACCCCCACCGGCTGGCGCCATGTCGGGCAGACCCACGCGCGGCTCTTCCGCCCCGGGACGGCGAAGCCCTTCCTGTTGCGCCCCGGCGACGCGGTGCGCTTTCCCGCCATCGACCGCGCCGCCTTCGAGGCCATGGGGGCGGCCAAAGAGGACGGTATCATAGCCGAGCCGCTGACATGA
- a CDS encoding aminotransferase class V-fold PLP-dependent enzyme: protein MTFSPELLSEIRSRFAHVGTCPFTGPRIFFENAGGALTLNAVVETSALFAAIPDNQGRDNPAAKALQEVIDGAREDVTEFFNAEGGKVLFGESGTELLFRLIRDACLGARPGPVLGSTLEHPASRSAAARWSKQAGREHVLIAHDDATGTVSAEAYAAKVTKDTAVATILHTSPVTGMGMDLAAIAGAIRATAPDALIIVDGIQHACHGGIDLKAADVDGYVISPYKVFSRHGYGIAWASDRLTALAHDALIGAPEGQWELGTRDTGAYATFREVVAYFDWLGGQVSDETGRRARIEAAGRAIHDHEAELAHMMVHGVDNLAGLASLPGVQIVGGPDNPAREGLVSFWKEGVPSPQIVTALNEAGIRTHTRKADHYSGNVLEPLGQADCIRVSMAHYNSPEEVRAFLTAMQQIAA from the coding sequence TTGACCTTCTCCCCCGAGCTGCTGTCCGAGATCCGTTCGCGCTTTGCCCATGTCGGCACATGCCCCTTCACCGGTCCGCGCATCTTCTTCGAGAACGCCGGCGGCGCGCTGACGCTGAACGCGGTGGTCGAGACCTCGGCGCTCTTCGCAGCGATCCCCGACAACCAGGGCCGTGACAACCCCGCCGCCAAGGCCCTGCAAGAGGTCATCGACGGCGCCCGCGAGGACGTGACCGAGTTCTTCAACGCAGAGGGGGGCAAGGTGCTGTTTGGCGAGAGCGGTACGGAACTGCTGTTCCGCCTGATCCGCGACGCTTGCCTCGGCGCGCGCCCCGGCCCGGTGCTGGGCTCGACGCTGGAACACCCCGCCTCGCGCAGCGCCGCCGCGCGCTGGTCCAAGCAGGCGGGCCGCGAGCATGTGCTGATCGCCCATGACGACGCCACCGGCACCGTCTCGGCAGAGGCCTACGCGGCCAAGGTCACCAAGGACACCGCCGTGGCGACCATCCTGCACACCTCGCCGGTGACCGGCATGGGCATGGACCTGGCCGCCATCGCGGGGGCGATCCGCGCCACGGCGCCGGACGCGCTGATCATCGTGGACGGCATCCAGCACGCCTGTCACGGCGGCATCGACCTCAAGGCGGCGGATGTCGACGGCTACGTGATCTCGCCCTACAAGGTCTTCTCGCGCCACGGCTACGGCATCGCATGGGCTTCGGACCGGCTGACCGCGCTGGCCCATGACGCGCTGATCGGCGCGCCCGAGGGCCAGTGGGAACTGGGCACCCGCGACACCGGCGCCTATGCCACCTTCCGCGAGGTGGTGGCCTATTTCGACTGGCTGGGCGGGCAGGTCTCGGACGAGACCGGGCGCCGAGCCCGGATCGAGGCGGCGGGCCGCGCGATCCACGACCACGAGGCGGAGCTGGCCCACATGATGGTGCACGGCGTGGACAACCTCGCCGGGCTTGCCAGCCTGCCCGGCGTCCAGATCGTCGGCGGCCCCGACAACCCGGCCCGCGAAGGCCTCGTGAGCTTCTGGAAAGAGGGCGTGCCCTCGCCGCAGATCGTCACGGCCCTGAACGAGGCGGGCATCCGCACCCACACCCGCAAGGCCGACCACTACTCGGGCAACGTGCTGGAGCCGCTGGGGCAGGCCGACTGCATCCGCGTCTCCATGGCGCATTACAACAGCCCTGAAGAGGTCCGCGCCTTCCTGACGGCGATGCAGCAGATCGCCGCCTGA
- a CDS encoding carbon-nitrogen hydrolase family protein: MKIATAAYQTSYLASWQDYADKITDWVSEAAGQGAELLVFPEYGAMELATLSGREAALDLEACIHATAARIPDADGLHADLAARFGVYILAASAPVIDESVAPRPVNRARLFTPGGSMGVQDKQIMTRFEREDWDIHPGGPLRLFDTALGKIGILICYDSEFPLLGRALAEADILLVPSVTEALAGHTRVRVGARARALENQCLAVMSSVVGRADWSEVIDVSVGRGAVFGPPDTGFPPDGILAQGELDRPGWCYAEVDPDLIARVRSEGVVLNRAHWADQEGRDAPPAVTALR; this comes from the coding sequence ATGAAGATCGCCACCGCCGCCTACCAGACCTCCTACCTTGCCTCGTGGCAGGACTATGCCGACAAGATCACCGACTGGGTCTCCGAGGCCGCGGGGCAGGGGGCCGAGCTGCTGGTGTTCCCTGAATACGGCGCGATGGAACTGGCCACGCTCTCGGGTCGCGAGGCGGCGCTGGATCTCGAGGCCTGCATCCACGCCACCGCCGCGCGCATTCCTGATGCGGACGGTCTGCACGCCGACCTCGCGGCGCGCTTCGGTGTGTACATCCTCGCCGCCTCGGCCCCGGTCATCGACGAAAGCGTGGCGCCGCGCCCGGTCAACCGCGCGCGCCTTTTCACGCCAGGGGGCTCGATGGGCGTGCAGGACAAGCAGATCATGACGCGCTTCGAACGTGAGGACTGGGACATCCACCCCGGCGGGCCGCTGCGGCTCTTCGATACGGCGCTGGGCAAGATCGGCATCCTGATCTGCTACGACAGCGAGTTTCCCCTGCTGGGCCGCGCGCTGGCCGAGGCCGATATCCTGCTGGTGCCCTCGGTGACCGAGGCACTGGCTGGCCATACCCGCGTGCGCGTCGGCGCCCGCGCCCGCGCGCTGGAGAACCAGTGCCTTGCGGTCATGTCCTCGGTGGTGGGCCGGGCCGACTGGTCCGAGGTCATCGACGTCTCGGTCGGGCGCGGCGCGGTCTTCGGCCCGCCCGACACCGGCTTTCCACCGGACGGTATCCTCGCGCAGGGGGAACTGGATCGCCCCGGCTGGTGTTACGCAGAGGTAGACCCCGACCTGATCGCCCGCGTTCGCTCCGAGGGCGTGGTGCTGAACCGCGCCCACTGGGCGGATCAGGAGGGCCGCGATGCGCCCCCCGCCGTCACGGCTTTGAGATAG
- the infA gene encoding translation initiation factor IF-1 yields the protein MAKEDTLEFPGVVKELLPNATFRVELDNGHEIIAHTAGKMRKNRIRVLAGDRVQVEMTPYDLTKGRINYRFK from the coding sequence ATGGCCAAGGAAGACACGCTCGAATTCCCCGGTGTCGTCAAGGAACTCCTGCCGAATGCGACGTTCCGGGTCGAGCTTGACAACGGCCACGAGATCATCGCGCACACGGCAGGCAAGATGCGCAAGAACCGCATCCGCGTTCTTGCAGGCGACCGGGTTCAGGTCGAAATGACCCCCTACGACCTCACCAAGGGCCGGATCAACTACCGGTTCAAGTAA
- a CDS encoding Maf family protein, protein MTQRPRLILGSGSPRRRELLAQLGIEADDIRPPDIDEDPAKAELPRPYCVRLAREKVLAIPSDADEIVLSADTTVALGRRILGKAEDAAEARRFLDMLSGRRHRVITAVAVRRGDRIWERDVVTQVKMKRLSDAEREGYIATEDWRGKAGGYGIQGPAGALIPWISGSFTAVVGLPLAETANLLRAAGYPMGEQA, encoded by the coding sequence ATGACACAGCGCCCCCGACTCATCCTTGGCTCCGGCAGCCCGCGGCGGCGCGAGTTGCTCGCGCAGCTTGGCATAGAGGCCGACGATATCCGCCCGCCCGACATCGACGAGGACCCCGCGAAGGCAGAGCTTCCGCGCCCCTATTGCGTCCGCCTCGCACGCGAGAAGGTGCTTGCAATTCCCTCCGACGCGGATGAGATCGTGCTGTCGGCCGACACCACCGTCGCGCTGGGGCGCCGCATCCTCGGCAAGGCCGAAGACGCCGCGGAGGCGCGGCGCTTCCTCGACATGCTTTCGGGGCGACGGCACCGTGTGATCACCGCCGTCGCGGTCCGCCGGGGCGATCGGATCTGGGAGCGCGACGTGGTCACGCAGGTCAAGATGAAGCGCCTCTCGGACGCAGAGCGCGAGGGCTATATCGCCACCGAAGACTGGCGCGGCAAGGCGGGCGGCTACGGCATTCAGGGGCCTGCGGGCGCGCTGATCCCGTGGATCTCGGGATCGTTCACCGCCGTCGTGGGGCTGCCGCTGGCAGAGACCGCAAACCTGCTGAGGGCCGCAGGCTATCCCATGGGAGAACAGGCATGA
- a CDS encoding DNA gyrase inhibitor YacG: MSCPICQRKTVAEFRPFCSKRCADVDLARWMTGSYAIPSDDPEDMEEAAEAVLREEQRKPH, translated from the coding sequence GTGAGCTGCCCGATCTGCCAGCGCAAGACCGTGGCCGAATTCCGCCCCTTCTGCTCCAAACGCTGCGCGGACGTCGACCTCGCACGCTGGATGACGGGCAGCTATGCCATCCCCTCGGACGATCCCGAAGACATGGAAGAGGCGGCAGAGGCCGTCCTTCGCGAAGAACAAAGGAAACCGCATTGA